The Paenibacillus sp. YPG26 genome includes a window with the following:
- the serS gene encoding serine--tRNA ligase, giving the protein MLDMNWVRSHAEEVQRISNQKGIRLDVNELLLLDDQRRKVLHEVERLRKNRNNLSDEIGTAVYEKRIEEAAVLKEQARANNTRLSHLENDLAELQRHFLQMSLLIPNTVSPDTPIGGSDADNVVLRTEGELPVFDFAARDHVELGRIHGIIDIPRGVKAAGSRNYYLRGAGVLLHRAVQQLALDMLIDRGFVPLEVPLLATTEAMTNTGFFPLGQDQSYHLDEEDKWLVGTSEVPLVTYYSGEIVDLTSPIRLAASSICFRSEVGSAGKDVSGLYRVHQFSKVEQIVLCANDPVQSEALLQEITRNAEDLLQMLELPYRVMAVCTGDMSQKTYKQFDIETWMPSRKAYGETHSSSNLLDFQARRSNIRYRDPNDGTLKFCHSLNNTAVATPRILIPLLENHQREDGSIHIPHALRKYMNGLELLVPQATY; this is encoded by the coding sequence ATGTTAGATATGAACTGGGTAAGGAGCCATGCTGAGGAGGTACAAAGGATATCCAATCAGAAAGGTATCCGTCTGGACGTCAATGAGCTGTTGTTGCTGGATGATCAGAGAAGGAAAGTGCTTCATGAGGTTGAACGGCTCAGGAAGAACCGGAATAACTTGTCCGACGAAATTGGCACAGCTGTGTATGAGAAACGGATTGAAGAAGCGGCTGTGCTTAAAGAGCAGGCGAGAGCTAATAACACCAGGCTGTCTCATCTTGAGAACGATCTAGCAGAACTGCAGCGGCATTTCCTCCAGATGAGCTTGCTCATTCCGAATACCGTATCACCCGACACGCCAATTGGCGGCTCAGATGCGGATAATGTAGTATTGCGCACTGAAGGAGAGCTTCCCGTCTTTGATTTTGCAGCGAGAGATCATGTTGAATTGGGGAGAATTCACGGTATAATTGATATCCCTCGCGGGGTTAAGGCCGCGGGCAGCCGGAACTATTATCTCCGCGGAGCAGGCGTTCTTCTACACAGGGCTGTCCAGCAGCTTGCCCTTGATATGCTGATAGACCGTGGCTTTGTTCCCCTTGAAGTGCCGCTGCTCGCCACGACAGAAGCCATGACGAATACGGGATTCTTCCCTCTTGGACAGGACCAGTCTTATCACCTTGATGAAGAAGATAAGTGGCTCGTAGGCACATCAGAAGTTCCTCTGGTCACTTATTATTCAGGTGAAATTGTAGACCTCACTTCCCCCATCAGACTCGCAGCGTCATCAATCTGCTTTAGAAGTGAAGTAGGCTCTGCTGGCAAAGATGTAAGCGGGCTATACCGGGTGCATCAGTTCTCAAAGGTAGAACAGATCGTACTGTGCGCCAATGATCCGGTACAATCGGAGGCCCTGCTCCAAGAGATAACCCGCAATGCTGAAGATCTCTTGCAGATGCTGGAGCTTCCCTACCGGGTGATGGCGGTATGCACTGGAGACATGTCTCAGAAGACCTACAAGCAGTTCGATATTGAGACCTGGATGCCAAGCCGCAAGGCTTATGGAGAGACTCATTCCTCTTCGAATCTGCTGGACTTTCAAGCACGGCGTTCCAACATCCGTTACCGGGATCCGAATGACGGTACCTTGAAGTTCTGTCACTCCCTGAATAATACAGCCGTAGCTACTCCGCGGATTCTGATTCCTCTTCTGGAGAATCATCAGAGGGAGGATGGGTCAATACACATCCCTCATGCCCTCCGTAAATATATGAATGGACTTGAACTATTGGTTCCTCAGGCCACCTACTAG
- a CDS encoding ABC-F family ATP-binding cassette domain-containing protein translates to MNIMTVEQISKSFGEKVLFHGASFGMEDQDKIGVVGVNGTGKSTFLRVIAGLEPADEGKIAVNNGVRIRYLAQNPDYNPDMTVLQQVFQGDSPELQAVYEYMETLRLMEENPDDRSLEDQASSLSQEIDRLQVWQLESEAKSILSKLGITDFSRLMGTLSGGQRKRVALASALIQPSELLILDEPTNHIDNDSVAWLEQYLQKRRGALLMITHDRYFLDRVASVMLELDHGRLFRYEANYSRFLELKSEREEREASAEQKRQNLLRTELAWIRRGAKARTTKQKARIDRFEELQNQKGEIRSGAVEMSVASTRLGRKILEMNHLSYKVGDRTLIEDLSYIAVPGDRVGIVGPNGSGKSTLLNLIAGRLTPNQGEVVLGQTVKLGYFTQEHQEMNEEQRVIEYIKDEAEVVTTAEGSRITASQMLERFLFEPTMQWTPIAKLSGGERRRLYLLRVLMGAPNVLLLDEPTNDLDIQTLTVLEAYLDEFPGAVFVVSHDRYFLDRTIDKIMAFEGKGAVAVHVGDYSDYEERLRREGSGQAEANDSQIKAKKSTGKETSAVSSAPSLKEKVKFSYNEQREYEAIDGLVEAAEQKIADLAAAMEQASSDASRLQELMREQQEAEAELERLMERWTYLNELAERIEAQRNV, encoded by the coding sequence ATGAATATAATGACTGTAGAGCAAATATCCAAGAGTTTTGGCGAGAAGGTTCTGTTTCATGGAGCCTCGTTCGGGATGGAAGACCAGGACAAGATTGGTGTAGTAGGCGTGAATGGCACGGGCAAATCCACTTTTCTGCGCGTCATCGCAGGTCTTGAGCCGGCAGATGAAGGAAAGATTGCCGTTAATAACGGTGTGCGGATTCGTTACCTGGCCCAGAATCCGGACTACAATCCTGATATGACTGTGCTTCAGCAGGTATTTCAAGGGGATAGTCCCGAGCTCCAGGCCGTCTATGAATATATGGAGACGCTGAGGCTCATGGAGGAGAACCCGGATGACCGGTCACTTGAAGACCAAGCGTCAAGCCTCAGTCAGGAGATTGACCGACTGCAGGTGTGGCAGCTGGAAAGTGAAGCCAAAAGCATATTGTCCAAGCTGGGAATTACGGATTTCTCCAGGCTGATGGGTACATTATCCGGTGGGCAGCGCAAGCGTGTGGCGCTGGCATCCGCGTTAATTCAGCCATCAGAGCTGTTGATTCTGGACGAGCCCACGAACCATATTGACAACGATTCGGTTGCATGGCTGGAGCAGTATTTGCAGAAACGCCGCGGCGCCCTGCTTATGATCACGCACGACCGTTATTTCCTGGATCGTGTAGCTTCTGTGATGCTTGAGCTCGACCATGGCCGTCTCTTCCGCTACGAAGCGAATTACAGCCGGTTCCTGGAGCTGAAGAGTGAGCGTGAGGAGCGGGAAGCCTCTGCGGAGCAGAAGAGACAGAATCTGCTGCGTACTGAGCTTGCCTGGATCCGCAGAGGTGCCAAGGCCCGGACGACCAAGCAGAAGGCGAGGATTGACCGTTTCGAGGAGCTTCAGAATCAGAAGGGCGAGATCCGAAGCGGTGCGGTGGAGATGTCAGTAGCTTCTACCCGGCTTGGCCGCAAAATACTAGAGATGAACCATTTAAGCTACAAAGTGGGTGACCGAACACTCATCGAGGACTTGTCCTACATTGCGGTACCGGGTGACCGCGTAGGCATCGTTGGTCCCAATGGCAGCGGGAAATCGACACTGCTGAATCTGATTGCCGGACGGCTCACGCCGAATCAAGGCGAGGTTGTTCTTGGACAGACCGTCAAGCTGGGTTATTTCACCCAGGAGCATCAGGAGATGAATGAAGAACAGCGGGTCATTGAGTATATTAAGGATGAAGCTGAAGTTGTAACTACAGCAGAGGGATCCAGAATCACAGCGTCACAAATGCTGGAACGGTTCCTGTTCGAGCCCACCATGCAGTGGACCCCGATTGCCAAGCTGTCAGGTGGTGAGAGACGGAGGCTGTATCTGCTTAGAGTATTGATGGGCGCACCGAATGTACTCCTGCTTGATGAGCCTACGAACGATCTGGATATCCAGACTCTCACGGTTCTGGAAGCTTACCTTGACGAGTTCCCGGGAGCCGTCTTCGTAGTCTCCCATGACCGTTATTTCCTCGACCGGACGATCGACAAGATCATGGCCTTTGAAGGAAAGGGAGCTGTGGCTGTCCATGTGGGAGATTACAGCGATTATGAAGAACGTCTGCGCCGGGAAGGCAGCGGGCAGGCTGAAGCAAATGATAGCCAGATTAAGGCCAAGAAGAGTACGGGAAAAGAAACATCAGCTGTATCCTCTGCTCCTTCTCTTAAGGAGAAGGTCAAATTCAGCTATAACGAGCAGAGAGAATACGAGGCCATTGACGGCCTGGTTGAAGCGGCAGAGCAGAAGATCGCTGACCTTGCGGCTGCAATGGAGCAGGCTTCAAGCGATGCTTCCCGGCTGCAGGAGCTCATGCGTGAGCAGCAGGAGGCCGAGGCTGAGCTTGAACGATTAATGGAACGATGGACGTACCTTAATGAGCTGGCGGAGCGGATTGAAGCCCAGCGTAACGTATAG
- a CDS encoding TetR/AcrR family transcriptional regulator: MSDFQGDKHTAILDAAFALFGSQGFYDAKISDIADLAGIAKGTVYLYFKSKEKLFAAVSERDFSDFLNRLHEGLKRGASLQEQLQFIARHHLEYYYARKDHTKLFFMAPNNDPELMGLMQNFLRSYMAAVCEVLSKADVPEPMLHAKAYIGMLDQLKMDILFDRSLTEGDLNKNIHFVSRLFIYGCPVQEQDGTAL, encoded by the coding sequence ATGAGTGATTTCCAGGGAGACAAACATACAGCCATACTTGATGCGGCTTTTGCCCTGTTCGGTTCTCAAGGCTTCTATGATGCCAAGATCTCGGACATTGCCGACCTGGCTGGCATTGCCAAAGGTACGGTATACTTGTACTTCAAGAGCAAGGAGAAGCTGTTCGCAGCCGTGTCCGAGCGTGATTTCAGTGATTTCCTGAACAGGCTGCACGAAGGACTTAAGAGAGGGGCAAGCTTGCAGGAACAGCTGCAGTTCATTGCCAGACATCATTTGGAGTACTATTACGCACGCAAGGATCATACCAAGTTATTTTTTATGGCCCCTAATAATGACCCCGAACTGATGGGGTTGATGCAGAATTTCCTCCGCAGCTATATGGCTGCGGTCTGCGAAGTTCTGAGCAAGGCTGATGTGCCGGAACCGATGCTCCATGCGAAAGCATATATCGGTATGCTGGATCAGCTTAAGATGGACATTTTATTTGACCGGTCGTTAACAGAGGGAGACTTGAATAAGAACATACATTTCGTGTCCCGCTTATTTATATATGGTTGTCCTGTCCAGGAACAGGATGGAACAGCCCTGTAA
- a CDS encoding DUF92 domain-containing protein codes for MDWLIGFVCAAAVAGAAFYKRSLTLSGMCAAVIMGTVYYGAGNAFWFGTLLLFFITSTLFSKWKSHRKAELEKSYAKSGRRDAGQVMANGGLGMLVCLANWFWPDPLWAYLFIGIMASVTADTWATEWGGLSRRPPRSVLTWRVLPAGTSGGVSWLGSTAAAAGAILIGIGAWLLPQLDGHSGESLGLWMAAGGLGGLTGAFTDSILGASLQRMYRCPVCGREVEVPLHCGQPTEHMRGIVWMSNDAVNLLSSLAGGLIALWIGFMAA; via the coding sequence ATGGATTGGCTGATTGGATTTGTCTGTGCGGCGGCCGTGGCAGGGGCTGCGTTTTACAAGCGTTCTTTAACTTTGTCGGGTATGTGTGCGGCGGTAATTATGGGAACAGTATACTATGGGGCTGGGAATGCCTTCTGGTTCGGAACGCTGCTGTTGTTTTTCATTACTTCTACCTTATTCTCGAAGTGGAAGAGCCACCGCAAGGCGGAGCTGGAGAAGTCCTACGCCAAAAGCGGCCGGCGCGATGCCGGGCAGGTTATGGCCAATGGCGGCCTCGGAATGCTGGTATGTCTGGCTAACTGGTTCTGGCCGGATCCGCTTTGGGCCTACTTATTTATTGGAATCATGGCCTCGGTTACGGCGGATACGTGGGCGACAGAATGGGGCGGCCTCAGTCGCAGGCCACCCCGTTCGGTGTTGACCTGGAGGGTGCTGCCGGCAGGCACCTCGGGCGGAGTATCGTGGCTTGGCAGCACCGCGGCTGCTGCGGGTGCAATCCTGATTGGTATCGGTGCGTGGCTTCTTCCGCAGCTGGACGGGCATTCGGGAGAGTCCCTCGGTCTATGGATGGCAGCGGGCGGCCTTGGCGGATTGACGGGGGCTTTCACCGACTCCATTCTGGGAGCCAGCCTGCAGCGGATGTACCGCTGCCCGGTGTGCGGGCGGGAAGTAGAAGTTCCCCTGCACTGCGGACAGCCAACAGAGCATATGCGCGGAATCGTATGGATGAGTAACGATGCGGTTAATCTGCTTAGTTCTCTGGCTGGAGGACTGATTGCATTATGGATTGGGTTTATGGCGGCATAG
- a CDS encoding fumarylacetoacetate hydrolase family protein gives MRSIVRNVYCVGRNYRLHAEELGNDVPTEPMVFLKPSHAVVPMDGTELSLPGGRGEIHYEAELVLRIARPYVTGISVDELVDVMALGIDFTLRDVQSDLKKKGHPWTAAKGFRFSAPLTPYVAFPGTEEIGRTSFELVKNGETVQRGNTQDMIFSLQEIVDYIADHYGLDEGDLIFTGTPAGVGPVADGDQLTLCLDGQPLGSCAIGISG, from the coding sequence ATGAGATCGATAGTCCGTAACGTATACTGTGTAGGCCGGAATTACCGTCTGCATGCGGAAGAGCTTGGCAATGATGTGCCTACAGAACCGATGGTTTTCCTCAAGCCCTCCCATGCCGTGGTACCGATGGATGGAACTGAACTAAGCTTGCCTGGAGGCAGGGGTGAGATTCATTACGAGGCTGAACTGGTGCTTCGGATCGCACGTCCTTATGTTACGGGGATATCTGTGGATGAGCTCGTGGACGTTATGGCGCTGGGCATTGATTTTACGCTTCGGGATGTTCAGAGTGATCTTAAGAAGAAAGGTCACCCTTGGACGGCAGCCAAAGGTTTTCGCTTCTCGGCACCCTTAACGCCTTATGTTGCTTTTCCAGGAACAGAGGAGATTGGACGAACCAGCTTCGAGCTGGTGAAGAACGGAGAGACCGTTCAGCGCGGGAATACGCAGGATATGATTTTCTCTCTTCAGGAGATCGTAGACTACATAGCGGATCACTACGGACTGGATGAGGGAGATTTAATATTTACAGGCACTCCTGCCGGAGTGGGGCCTGTAGCGGACGGAGATCAGCTTACACTGTGTCTGGACGGACAACCTCTTGGCAGCTGCGCAATTGGAATCAGCGGGTAA
- a CDS encoding glycerophosphodiester phosphodiesterase family protein, with protein MPDYCAAHRGFSGAAPENTMAAVKLAMEDPYVKWIEVDVQLSRDGVPFLIHDYTLNRTTNGKGPVKDALWEDLSRLDAGSWKSSIYSGERLVTLDDFLTAVKGRLLVNLEIKTEADKYPGIEQTVIDRVKKHGMEKEVVLTSFDTGALRNVRRINGEIRTGIIIDGRPADLLDRLRSLGSDFLSISYRHLTPELAAKAADAGIQVMAWTIDDGKSMKRIAEMHPGILICTNRPDVWRQTFIEKRSAGSRFGFFKWGRK; from the coding sequence ATGCCGGATTACTGTGCGGCTCACCGGGGATTCTCAGGAGCAGCCCCAGAGAATACTATGGCAGCGGTTAAGCTTGCCATGGAAGATCCTTATGTGAAGTGGATTGAAGTGGACGTTCAGCTGTCCAGAGATGGCGTGCCTTTTCTAATTCATGATTATACCTTGAACAGAACTACTAACGGGAAAGGCCCGGTCAAGGATGCTTTATGGGAAGACCTTAGCAGATTGGATGCGGGAAGCTGGAAGTCCAGCATCTATTCAGGGGAGAGACTTGTTACGCTTGATGACTTCCTGACTGCGGTTAAGGGACGGCTCCTGGTGAATCTGGAGATTAAGACCGAGGCTGACAAATATCCGGGTATTGAACAGACCGTCATTGACAGGGTCAAGAAGCATGGGATGGAGAAGGAAGTAGTCCTGACTTCTTTTGATACCGGAGCGCTTCGGAATGTCCGGCGCATCAATGGCGAGATTCGCACAGGGATAATTATTGATGGCAGACCGGCTGATCTGCTTGATCGTCTGCGAAGCCTGGGAAGTGATTTCCTTTCCATTTCCTATAGGCATTTGACACCGGAACTGGCAGCCAAGGCTGCCGATGCAGGCATTCAGGTTATGGCGTGGACCATAGATGACGGGAAGTCGATGAAGCGGATCGCAGAGATGCATCCGGGTATTCTTATCTGTACGAACCGGCCGGATGTGTGGCGGCAGACTTTTATAGAGAAGCGTTCAGCTGGAAGCAGATTTGGATTCTTCAAATGGGGAAGGAAGTAG
- a CDS encoding CapA family protein, whose amino-acid sequence MLQPRSQKYSAEKRQKLQRQSRFWMLVNLTLIVLIGLVLTFSYFNTKSLGGKAVQDPVQDITPPISVIPNTEGNSPAVTPPDPSQASQDSTAETVGSSAKESLLIHFGGDTIFSGKVAEKMEQYGIDFPFKHVKDLFLKDDLTILNLETPVTTRGIGAKNKQFVFKAHPDALKAMKKAGVDAVNVANNHTLDQGVQGLLDTMDHLHANKIPFAGAGRNSSEAYAPVYIERKGAKIALFGFSRVLPELSWNAQADRPGLAGVYNDDVQLAVKSIQDARKKADLVIVVAHWGRERVTVPDSTQTLLAHSFVDAGADLVVGGHPHVLQGVEQYKGKWIAYSTGNFIFTKATTRPKTWDTAVFQAHCTIGEGCDLRMIPFLTEIGQPVPKNAQDSAKLMKEIESLSPGVKIDSYGNIRSIKNDTNPALIPSDAEHKMDTSKDNSG is encoded by the coding sequence ATGCTTCAACCAAGATCGCAAAAGTACAGCGCTGAGAAGAGGCAGAAGCTGCAGCGCCAAAGCCGATTCTGGATGCTGGTCAACTTAACCTTGATTGTATTGATCGGACTTGTTCTTACCTTTTCTTATTTCAATACCAAATCACTTGGTGGAAAAGCTGTGCAAGATCCCGTGCAGGATATCACCCCTCCGATCAGTGTCATTCCGAACACGGAAGGGAATAGCCCGGCGGTGACACCCCCTGATCCAAGCCAGGCCAGCCAGGACTCCACTGCTGAGACAGTTGGCAGTAGTGCGAAAGAAAGCCTGCTCATTCATTTCGGCGGTGACACGATCTTCTCGGGTAAAGTTGCTGAGAAGATGGAACAGTACGGCATCGATTTTCCATTTAAGCACGTAAAGGATCTATTCCTGAAGGATGATCTGACGATTCTCAACTTGGAGACCCCCGTAACTACTAGAGGTATAGGAGCCAAGAATAAGCAGTTTGTATTTAAAGCCCATCCCGATGCGCTCAAAGCCATGAAGAAGGCAGGCGTGGATGCGGTCAACGTAGCAAATAATCATACTCTAGACCAGGGTGTTCAAGGTTTGCTGGATACCATGGACCATCTTCATGCCAACAAGATACCTTTTGCAGGAGCAGGCAGAAACAGCAGCGAAGCTTACGCTCCGGTGTACATAGAGCGTAAAGGCGCCAAGATCGCATTGTTTGGCTTCAGCCGGGTGCTTCCGGAGCTGAGCTGGAATGCCCAAGCAGACAGGCCGGGACTTGCCGGCGTCTACAATGACGATGTACAGCTAGCCGTTAAGTCTATACAGGATGCGCGCAAGAAGGCGGATTTGGTTATCGTAGTCGCCCATTGGGGGAGAGAAAGAGTGACCGTGCCGGACAGCACTCAGACTCTGCTCGCCCATTCTTTCGTAGATGCCGGAGCTGATCTGGTTGTTGGCGGTCATCCGCATGTGCTGCAGGGTGTGGAGCAGTATAAGGGCAAGTGGATTGCCTACAGTACAGGGAATTTCATATTCACCAAGGCCACAACAAGGCCCAAGACCTGGGACACAGCTGTATTCCAGGCACACTGTACAATTGGGGAAGGCTGTGATCTGCGGATGATTCCGTTCCTTACCGAGATTGGGCAGCCTGTACCTAAGAATGCCCAGGACAGCGCCAAGCTTATGAAGGAGATTGAAAGTCTGTCCCCAGGCGTCAAGATAGATTCGTACGGCAATATCAGATCAATCAAGAATGATACCAACCCAGCACTTATACCTTCAGATGCAGAGCATAAGATGGATACGAGCAAGGATAATTCAGGCTAA